The Cellulophaga sp. L1A9 genome window below encodes:
- a CDS encoding two-component regulator propeller domain-containing protein — MVPKYFFTFFILFSSITGVQSQHTEPLTFNHIEEGMSQSTATSLLEDSFGFIWIGTRNGLNKYDGKDFEIFNKSLDGITGLSHEYIVSLYEDNENLLIGSNHGLSVYDRSLNLVTPYPFKEEAKKIESKRFESVTKIAGMLWLGTESDGLYSYQPETGELKHFILPYDPLKFENRRVNKIIKVINFDEERILVVSTYNIFVITKDMKVLSEIKETAEIVTVLQLDENNFLLGTSNGMLIELNVNATSDLLVKKMDISPGFSIRSLAKNNNDELWIGTENNGLYIYTKTLERIRHIEYSVTQPNSLSGNSIWSLLCTRNGGMWIAPYQSGLNFYDSEFFKFKHINSDPFNSQSLSNKFVNSFSEDAKGNLWIATDGGGLNYWDRTSDIFTHFSLKENTFGSDVVLSLLQTKKDELWVGTWANGITIFNTETKEFKELNIQNSFLKSNIIVDLYKDKKGLIWVINYFAGVQIFNPETNTHENISLTSELDGSEINSMYQIFEDNKEQIWIGTLNSGLFKLTKNDGAWKSVHYHSKKSLSNDFINSIIQDNENTIWVGTQGGLNKYLPESDTFEAVTALDGLKNEAIKGIITDGNKQLWLSTEDGIIRYNTSTGKTIDFDVGDGLQSKEFIASSTLTTSRGEYVFGGINGFNIFTADAVKKRKDKLTLFISGLKIFNKPVLPNDDFGVLKKDISQVDSLTFNYDQSVINIDFKALTFRHPESVNYAFYLDGFEKDWNYVGNNPSATYTNLNPGEYTLRIKSTNSDGVWVNNELDLHITITPPYWETWWFRSLFVALIFFLFYIAHYIKLRTIKKNQRRLELKVAERTKELLYQKNKSVEAAKDLELKNEEIQRFTFAVSHDLKSPLNNIKGIAGLIPLELVMEEFPNIEEYLGLIDVSCNNMNELIEDITEIARLGKIENKNELLKTNEILNLSRDLIKGKLSMENIELNIAENLPEIFGDRNRIIQIFGNFLDNAVKYMGDQPTPIITITYEVNGDTNSFLIRDNGLGMDERALKKLFTPFERFHVNVKGTGLGLYMVKQIAISHGGTITATSEGKGKGTTFKLILPKAEIAAQKAK, encoded by the coding sequence ATGGTTCCAAAATATTTTTTCACCTTTTTCATTCTTTTTAGTTCCATCACCGGGGTACAATCACAACATACTGAGCCCCTTACTTTTAATCATATTGAAGAAGGGATGTCACAAAGTACGGCAACTAGTCTTTTGGAAGACAGCTTTGGATTTATCTGGATTGGTACGAGAAATGGTTTGAACAAATATGATGGAAAAGATTTTGAAATATTTAATAAAAGTTTAGATGGTATTACAGGTCTTAGTCATGAATATATCGTCTCATTATATGAGGATAATGAAAACTTATTAATTGGTTCTAACCATGGTTTAAGTGTCTATGATCGTAGCTTAAACCTTGTAACCCCTTATCCGTTCAAGGAGGAAGCAAAAAAGATTGAAAGCAAAAGGTTTGAATCCGTAACTAAAATAGCGGGAATGTTATGGTTAGGTACGGAATCGGACGGCCTTTATAGCTACCAACCAGAAACTGGAGAATTAAAACATTTTATACTTCCCTATGACCCACTAAAATTTGAAAATCGCAGGGTCAACAAAATTATTAAAGTAATAAACTTTGATGAGGAACGTATTTTGGTTGTTTCCACGTATAATATATTTGTGATTACGAAGGATATGAAAGTCCTTAGTGAGATTAAAGAAACAGCAGAAATTGTTACAGTCTTACAATTAGATGAAAATAATTTTTTGTTGGGTACCAGTAACGGAATGTTAATTGAATTGAATGTTAATGCTACTTCAGACCTACTTGTTAAAAAAATGGATATAAGTCCTGGTTTTAGCATACGCTCTTTAGCAAAGAATAACAATGATGAATTGTGGATAGGTACGGAGAATAACGGTTTGTATATCTATACAAAGACTTTAGAACGGATACGACACATAGAATACAGTGTGACTCAACCAAATTCTCTTTCGGGTAATTCCATTTGGTCGCTATTATGTACCAGAAATGGTGGGATGTGGATAGCTCCATATCAAAGTGGTCTTAACTTTTATGATTCGGAATTCTTTAAATTCAAACACATTAACTCAGATCCCTTTAATTCTCAATCTTTGAGTAATAAATTTGTCAATTCTTTTAGCGAAGATGCCAAAGGTAATTTATGGATTGCTACTGATGGTGGGGGTTTAAATTATTGGGATAGGACTTCAGATATATTTACACATTTTTCACTAAAAGAGAACACCTTTGGTAGTGACGTGGTCCTTTCATTACTGCAAACAAAAAAGGATGAACTATGGGTGGGTACATGGGCCAATGGTATTACTATTTTCAATACGGAAACTAAGGAGTTTAAAGAATTGAATATTCAGAATTCATTTTTAAAATCAAATATCATAGTAGACCTTTATAAGGATAAAAAAGGCCTTATCTGGGTAATTAATTATTTTGCAGGGGTGCAAATATTTAACCCAGAAACAAATACTCATGAAAATATTAGTCTTACTTCCGAATTGGATGGGAGCGAAATTAATTCGATGTATCAAATATTTGAAGATAACAAAGAACAAATTTGGATTGGCACACTAAATTCAGGTTTGTTTAAGTTGACTAAAAATGATGGTGCCTGGAAAAGTGTTCATTATCACAGTAAAAAGTCATTAAGCAATGATTTCATCAATTCCATTATCCAAGATAACGAAAATACCATTTGGGTAGGTACTCAAGGGGGACTTAACAAATATTTACCTGAAAGCGATACTTTTGAAGCGGTCACAGCCTTAGATGGACTTAAAAATGAAGCCATTAAAGGAATTATAACGGATGGTAATAAACAACTATGGTTAAGTACAGAAGACGGTATTATTAGGTATAATACGAGTACTGGAAAAACAATTGATTTTGATGTTGGCGATGGTTTGCAGTCTAAGGAATTTATAGCAAGTTCAACGTTGACAACAAGTAGAGGAGAGTATGTGTTTGGTGGTATAAACGGTTTCAATATATTTACTGCGGATGCCGTTAAAAAACGGAAAGATAAACTTACTTTGTTTATTTCAGGGCTTAAAATATTCAATAAGCCTGTTTTACCCAATGATGATTTTGGCGTTTTAAAAAAGGATATTAGTCAAGTAGATTCTCTCACCTTTAACTATGATCAATCTGTAATTAACATTGATTTCAAAGCCCTTACCTTTCGGCACCCAGAAAGTGTCAATTATGCTTTTTATTTAGACGGTTTTGAAAAAGACTGGAACTATGTGGGGAACAACCCTAGTGCAACGTATACGAACTTAAATCCTGGAGAATATACGCTAAGAATTAAATCGACGAATTCTGATGGAGTTTGGGTTAATAATGAATTAGATCTTCATATTACCATAACGCCTCCCTACTGGGAAACATGGTGGTTCCGGTCATTATTTGTAGCACTAATTTTCTTTTTATTCTATATCGCCCATTACATTAAATTAAGAACTATTAAAAAAAACCAACGGAGGCTAGAGTTGAAAGTAGCGGAGCGTACTAAAGAATTATTATATCAAAAAAACAAAAGTGTAGAAGCTGCAAAAGATTTGGAATTGAAAAATGAAGAAATTCAACGCTTTACGTTTGCGGTTTCCCATGATTTAAAAAGCCCATTAAACAATATAAAAGGAATTGCTGGCCTCATACCATTGGAACTTGTGATGGAAGAATTTCCGAATATAGAAGAGTATCTAGGATTGATAGATGTTTCCTGTAATAATATGAATGAATTAATTGAGGACATTACAGAAATTGCAAGGCTGGGTAAAATTGAGAATAAAAATGAGTTATTGAAAACGAACGAAATATTGAATTTATCAAGAGATCTTATTAAGGGGAAACTTAGTATGGAGAATATAGAACTCAATATTGCCGAAAACCTACCCGAAATTTTTGGCGATCGCAATAGAATCATCCAAATTTTTGGCAATTTCTTAGATAATGCAGTGAAATATATGGGAGACCAACCAACCCCAATAATCACGATTACATACGAGGTGAATGGCGATACAAATAGCTTTTTAATACGTGATAATGGATTGGGTATGGATGAGCGAGCTTTAAAAAAATTATTTACACCCTTTGAGCGTTTTCACGTGAATGTAAAAGGAACTGGCCTAGGGCTTTATATGGTAAAACAAATTGCAATTTCACATGGCGGAACCATAACAGCTACCTCAGAAGGCAAAGGAAAAGGCACCACTTTTAAGCTAATTTTACCGAAAGCTGAAATTGCAGCGCAAAAAGCGAAATAG